The Candidatus Zixiibacteriota bacterium genome has a window encoding:
- a CDS encoding queuosine precursor transporter has protein sequence MNQPNTPASTSSQRVYKYYDLIMALFVTVLLCSNLIGPAKIWSIGGYSFGAGILFFPISYVFGDILTEVYGYARARKVVWAGFGALLFASLMSWVVLKLPPAESWNDQKALETAFGSTSRIIVASMTAYSVGEFCNSFVLAKLKLYTKGKFLWLRALSSTVVGAGIDSAIFYPVAFYGVWSNESVVAVMFGNYALKVLWEVLAMPFTYKIVRFLKAKEHEDYFDWKTDFTPFSIKT, from the coding sequence ATGAATCAGCCGAACACACCCGCGTCGACCAGTTCTCAAAGAGTCTACAAATACTATGATTTGATCATGGCCCTTTTTGTGACTGTTTTGCTCTGCTCGAATCTGATTGGTCCGGCCAAAATCTGGTCAATCGGCGGTTATTCATTCGGAGCGGGAATTCTCTTTTTTCCGATAAGCTACGTCTTTGGCGATATTCTCACCGAAGTTTACGGCTATGCCCGCGCCAGAAAAGTTGTATGGGCTGGCTTTGGCGCGCTCCTTTTTGCCTCGCTCATGTCATGGGTCGTGCTGAAACTTCCGCCGGCAGAAAGTTGGAATGATCAGAAAGCTCTTGAGACTGCCTTCGGCTCGACGTCTCGAATTATTGTGGCCTCAATGACCGCCTATTCTGTCGGTGAGTTCTGTAACTCCTTTGTATTGGCTAAACTGAAACTCTACACCAAAGGAAAATTCCTCTGGCTCCGTGCGCTTAGCTCAACAGTCGTCGGCGCCGGGATTGACTCCGCTATTTTTTACCCGGTGGCATTTTACGGCGTCTGGTCAAATGAAAGTGTTGTGGCGGTGATGTTTGGAAACTACGCTCTGAAAGTTTTATGGGAAGTTCTTGCCATGCCTTTTACGTATAAAATTGTCAGATTTTTGAAGGCAAAAGAGCACGAAGATTATTTTGACTGGAAGACAGACTTTACACCGTTTTCGATTAAGACTTAA
- a CDS encoding S8 family serine peptidase encodes MLLLAGYLLQSDIAFSTPLDSTSKYVPGVIRIRLSKLAVDSSSFQIKGSIIRTGNTGLDSVDQVLYSYGMREVSAQLFKPVDEKLSEEFGLNRVFTIAVDSIADIESLAVDLAALGGIEYAVPDWYGKFASTPNDPMFNSNWGHRNTGQLNGTLGFDCNTDLAWDKAQGHGDSSIIIAILDSGVDTLHPDLRLVRGYNYGDNNPYVMDLFRHGTCAAGIAAAIANNSIGAVGVAGGCSIMPMKVSSGASGSPISSAVVNAIIHAADSGARVISMSISLPADSILESAINYAYSKGVVLLGATGNVGINDGSVPDAVLYPAKYPNVLAIGAAAPCGYRKRGSRWDEPVSCDGQIWSSRYGPEIDFLAPTILPTTDILGSVGFSAGDYWALFDGTSCACPYAAGVVALMLSADPTLTPSQVKQRLINGAHDIVGGYDNASVGFDNFTGYGLIDARNSVPTPDTVYVTYGGSPQYSTIQAAIDALPHGSLILVQPGTYSGSLNFKGKRIQIMSVGGPLVTTLTGAVTDTLVKFKGGENSATVLDGFRLKGGRIGILCQNASPTIRRCILDGQQTNDAAAITLGGTGYASTGNSPATIINCTVVNSSNGGIVSYSTVAPTIKNSLVLNNMTYGIARSALPEVAQPQLSYNDVYGNVSSNYLHISNAGTGSISANPLTYPDLSLRVGSPCINTGNPDPAYNDPNGSRNDMGCLPHSAPVTANVPSQYASIQSAIDAVPHGSTVNVASGIYINSLINFKGKFITVKSVNGPRQTTITNSTAVNLVTFNSGETSESVLEGFRLLKGSIGVLCENASPSLIRLILDSQLVTAEGAITLRGTGAGTVGHSPALILKNTIKNAAGVGILTYSSSAPVIKNTIVFQSAQFGIRRANDVSVAQPNLSYNDVYNNSTNYDQITGPGTGSISADPLFVQSSYTILGNSPCNNTGDPDPAYNEWDGSRSDIGAVPFVVIEVVDKLVHGETLPDDFALAQNYPNPFNPTTIIELSLPVNTTWDLTIFNILGQQVDRFDGTANAGILRVEWDGSRHSSGVYFYSAQAGAFRQARKMLLIK; translated from the coding sequence GTGTTGCTTCTTGCTGGTTACCTTCTGCAGTCTGACATTGCGTTCTCAACTCCTCTCGATTCTACTTCCAAATATGTTCCAGGGGTCATTCGAATTCGCCTAAGCAAGCTGGCTGTAGACAGCAGTAGTTTCCAGATCAAAGGATCAATCATAAGAACAGGCAATACTGGTCTCGATTCTGTCGATCAAGTCCTTTACTCTTATGGCATGCGCGAGGTAAGCGCTCAATTATTTAAACCAGTCGATGAGAAGTTGTCCGAAGAGTTTGGACTCAACAGAGTTTTTACTATTGCAGTTGACTCAATTGCCGACATCGAATCGTTAGCAGTCGATTTGGCGGCTTTGGGTGGAATTGAATATGCTGTTCCGGATTGGTACGGGAAATTTGCTTCTACGCCTAACGATCCTATGTTCAATTCTAACTGGGGGCATCGCAACACAGGACAGCTAAATGGTACTCTTGGTTTTGACTGCAATACGGATTTGGCATGGGATAAGGCTCAAGGCCATGGTGATTCATCAATTATTATCGCTATTCTTGACAGTGGTGTTGATACGCTCCATCCTGATTTGCGTCTTGTGCGCGGTTATAACTACGGTGACAATAACCCATATGTAATGGATCTCTTCAGACATGGCACCTGTGCGGCAGGAATAGCGGCTGCAATTGCAAACAATTCTATTGGAGCGGTTGGAGTAGCAGGTGGCTGTAGTATTATGCCGATGAAGGTCTCGTCTGGGGCAAGTGGAAGTCCTATTTCGAGTGCAGTAGTAAATGCAATCATTCATGCTGCCGACAGCGGCGCAAGAGTGATATCGATGAGCATATCTCTTCCAGCAGACTCAATTCTCGAGAGCGCCATCAACTATGCGTATAGCAAAGGAGTCGTGTTGCTGGGAGCGACCGGCAACGTGGGGATAAATGACGGGTCTGTACCAGACGCTGTGTTGTACCCGGCGAAGTATCCAAATGTTTTAGCGATCGGCGCTGCTGCTCCTTGCGGGTATAGAAAACGTGGGTCGCGGTGGGATGAGCCGGTTAGTTGCGATGGGCAAATCTGGAGTAGTCGCTATGGACCGGAAATTGATTTTCTTGCTCCGACAATACTGCCCACGACGGACATTCTGGGAAGCGTTGGATTCAGCGCCGGAGATTACTGGGCGTTATTTGACGGGACATCGTGTGCGTGTCCGTATGCGGCAGGGGTCGTGGCGTTAATGCTTTCCGCAGATCCGACTCTCACGCCATCACAGGTTAAGCAAAGACTTATTAATGGCGCACATGACATTGTTGGAGGATATGACAATGCATCAGTCGGCTTCGACAACTTTACCGGATACGGCCTGATTGATGCTCGCAATTCTGTTCCTACACCAGATACTGTCTATGTCACCTATGGAGGTTCTCCTCAATACTCGACAATCCAAGCCGCAATAGATGCACTGCCTCATGGCTCTTTGATCTTAGTTCAACCCGGCACGTATTCTGGATCGCTGAATTTCAAGGGGAAACGAATTCAAATAATGTCCGTTGGCGGACCATTGGTCACAACTCTTACCGGTGCGGTTACAGATACACTGGTTAAGTTCAAGGGAGGGGAGAATTCGGCTACAGTTCTCGATGGCTTTCGGTTGAAGGGCGGGCGGATCGGAATTCTTTGTCAAAATGCTTCTCCAACAATTCGCAGATGCATCCTTGATGGACAGCAGACAAATGACGCCGCGGCCATAACGCTCGGAGGCACAGGCTATGCCTCCACTGGCAATAGCCCGGCTACGATAATCAACTGTACAGTTGTGAATAGTTCGAATGGTGGAATAGTAAGTTATTCGACCGTCGCACCTACTATCAAAAATTCGCTGGTGCTCAATAACATGACCTACGGCATTGCCCGATCGGCGCTTCCCGAAGTTGCACAGCCTCAATTATCGTACAACGATGTATATGGAAATGTTTCAAGCAATTATCTTCATATCTCAAACGCTGGTACAGGCAGCATCAGCGCTAATCCACTGACCTATCCGGATCTTTCGCTCCGTGTCGGATCACCGTGCATCAATACCGGAAATCCTGACCCGGCATATAATGATCCCAATGGTAGCCGCAATGACATGGGCTGTTTGCCGCACAGTGCGCCTGTTACGGCAAATGTGCCATCACAATATGCCTCCATACAATCTGCCATTGATGCCGTTCCTCATGGATCGACGGTCAATGTCGCTTCCGGAATCTATATTAATTCTCTAATCAATTTTAAAGGGAAGTTTATTACTGTAAAATCTGTCAATGGCCCCAGACAAACAACCATAACGAATTCGACGGCTGTAAATTTGGTGACTTTCAATTCGGGTGAAACCTCGGAGTCTGTATTGGAAGGGTTCCGATTGTTAAAAGGTTCAATAGGTGTATTATGTGAGAACGCAAGCCCCAGCCTTATCCGGCTTATACTTGATAGTCAGTTGGTTACAGCAGAGGGCGCAATCACACTTCGCGGAACTGGAGCCGGGACTGTCGGTCATTCGCCTGCACTCATTCTTAAGAACACGATTAAGAACGCAGCGGGTGTGGGAATTTTGACCTATTCATCTTCGGCACCTGTGATTAAGAACACAATTGTATTTCAGAGTGCCCAGTTCGGAATTCGCAGGGCGAATGACGTCTCCGTTGCTCAGCCGAACTTGTCATATAACGACGTTTATAATAATTCCACTAACTATGATCAAATCACCGGACCAGGGACAGGCAGCATAAGCGCGGATCCGCTCTTTGTGCAATCCAGCTATACTATCCTTGGCAATTCACCCTGCAACAACACCGGTGACCCGGACCCCGCATATAACGAATGGGACGGAAGCCGCAGCGACATAGGCGCCGTGCCATTTGTTGTCATAGAAGTGGTAGACAAACTCGTTCATGGTGAAACGCTCCCGGACGATTTTGCACTTGCACAAAACTATCCGAATCCATTCAATCCCACAACGATCATCGAATTGAGTCTGCCTGTAAATACTACATGGGACTTGACGATTTTCAACATACTCGGACAACAAGTAGATCGATTCGATGGCACAGCGAACGCCGGAATTCTGCGGGTTGAGTGGGACGGCTCTCGCCACAGCTCCGGCGTTTATTTTTATAGCGCACAAGCTGGCGCTTTCAGACAGGCGAGGAAAATGCTTCTCATTAAATAG
- a CDS encoding MIP family channel protein: protein MNFRALVAEFIGTFALIFVGVGAIAVDDIIGGGSGLVGIALAHGLTIAVFASAVGVISGGYFNPAVTLGAFLGKRIDLQSAVAYFIVQCLGAIFGAIMLKMVIPEAALATVNMGIPAINAAAGVTTTMALICEIILTFFLVVVIYGTAFDSRAPKVGGLFIGLVITLDILVGGPISGAAMNPARHLGPALLGGGFENAWVYWVGPLIGGALGGLVYHNFLEKK from the coding sequence ATGAATTTTAGAGCGCTGGTTGCGGAGTTCATTGGAACATTCGCCTTGATTTTTGTGGGTGTGGGCGCAATTGCGGTCGATGACATAATCGGCGGAGGTTCGGGGCTGGTTGGAATTGCCTTGGCCCATGGCCTGACAATCGCTGTTTTTGCAAGCGCTGTGGGGGTTATCAGCGGCGGCTATTTTAATCCGGCCGTCACGCTTGGAGCGTTTCTTGGGAAGCGAATCGATCTTCAAAGCGCTGTCGCTTATTTTATTGTGCAGTGCCTTGGCGCGATTTTTGGAGCCATTATGCTAAAGATGGTCATTCCCGAAGCCGCTCTTGCCACTGTCAACATGGGTATCCCGGCTATAAACGCCGCCGCTGGTGTGACAACGACAATGGCGCTCATCTGCGAGATCATCCTGACATTTTTTCTTGTTGTTGTCATCTATGGCACAGCCTTCGACTCGCGTGCGCCGAAGGTCGGTGGACTTTTCATCGGGCTGGTCATCACACTTGATATACTCGTCGGCGGTCCAATTTCCGGGGCGGCTATGAATCCTGCGCGCCACCTTGGCCCGGCCCTGCTCGGCGGAGGATTTGAAAATGCCTGGGTTTACTGGGTCGGGCCGCTTATCGGAGGTGCGCTCGGTGGGTTAGTGTATCACAATTTTCTTGAGAAGAAATAA
- the mtnA gene encoding S-methyl-5-thioribose-1-phosphate isomerase gives MKVKALELIKDQLRIIDQTQLPDRLVYRDLYDYKQVIYAIKRLEIRGAPAIGIAAAYGIAMAVRQSGRSGLAQIRQFSEEFKSSRPTAVNLFWAVDRIVAAVAQSAQSSHEEIVKLLWSEAIAIHDEDKEMCERIGKYGMDLVRDGDTVLTHCNTGALATGGIGTALGIIYCCRDAGKNIRVFADETRPVLQGSRLTAWELKQEGIDVTLICDNTAGMLMRQGRVSMVIVGADRIARNGDTANKIGTYSLAVLAKAHNIPFYIAAPSSTFDPGIPTGDFIVIEERSPEEITEGFGRRTAPKDIPVYAPAFDVTPNELISAFITDEGIKPGGRDLSAQVSRRIGEVNKR, from the coding sequence GTGAAAGTAAAAGCTCTTGAGCTCATAAAAGATCAGCTTCGGATCATAGACCAGACCCAGCTACCTGACCGACTTGTTTACCGTGATCTCTACGACTACAAACAAGTCATTTACGCCATCAAGCGACTCGAGATCCGGGGCGCTCCGGCAATCGGGATTGCCGCTGCCTACGGCATCGCCATGGCGGTCAGACAATCTGGTCGAAGCGGGCTTGCTCAGATAAGGCAATTTAGCGAGGAGTTCAAATCCTCGCGTCCGACCGCCGTAAATCTTTTTTGGGCTGTCGATCGCATAGTGGCAGCGGTAGCCCAAAGCGCGCAATCCTCGCACGAAGAGATTGTCAAGCTCCTCTGGAGCGAAGCCATCGCCATTCATGACGAAGACAAAGAAATGTGCGAGCGCATCGGAAAGTATGGAATGGATCTGGTGCGCGATGGCGATACTGTGCTCACTCATTGTAATACTGGCGCTTTGGCAACTGGCGGCATTGGCACCGCCCTCGGTATAATCTATTGCTGCCGCGATGCAGGAAAGAATATCAGAGTCTTTGCCGACGAAACCCGTCCGGTTCTTCAGGGGTCTCGCCTCACTGCGTGGGAACTGAAACAGGAAGGGATCGATGTCACCCTTATATGTGACAACACCGCCGGCATGCTTATGCGCCAGGGAAGGGTCTCGATGGTAATTGTGGGCGCGGACAGGATTGCCCGCAACGGCGACACGGCGAACAAAATCGGTACCTATAGCCTGGCGGTTCTCGCCAAAGCGCATAATATTCCCTTTTACATTGCGGCGCCATCTTCGACATTTGACCCCGGCATTCCTACGGGTGACTTTATTGTAATCGAGGAACGATCCCCAGAAGAAATTACTGAAGGATTCGGGCGGCGAACAGCCCCTAAAGACATTCCGGTCTATGCCCCTGCATTCGATGTCACCCCGAATGAACTGATCTCGGCTTTTATTACCGATGAAGGAATCAAACCAGGTGGACGAGACTTGTCCGCTCAGGTATCTCGCAGAATCGGGGAAGTCAATAAGCGCTAA
- a CDS encoding PaaI family thioesterase, translating into MIEEQHRLAVMGRIHKIPIVSALNLRIEELDKGICRAIMPRDTRYDGIFESTHGGLLMTVADTISCFAILTMTKADEILTTTDMGIRFLAPCLTDLTAVARVIKLGRTICPVQIDLSDSAGKPVAIAQVAYMRLESMPKR; encoded by the coding sequence ATGATCGAAGAACAGCACCGGCTCGCGGTGATGGGCCGCATACACAAAATCCCCATCGTGTCTGCCTTGAATCTTCGCATTGAAGAATTAGACAAGGGAATCTGCCGCGCAATAATGCCGCGAGATACCCGCTACGACGGCATCTTCGAATCGACTCATGGCGGACTGCTCATGACGGTCGCAGATACAATCTCCTGCTTTGCGATTCTCACAATGACCAAGGCTGATGAGATTCTGACCACTACAGATATGGGGATACGTTTTCTCGCCCCCTGTCTGACAGACTTGACAGCCGTCGCGCGTGTGATAAAACTGGGAAGAACCATTTGCCCTGTCCAGATAGACCTGTCCGACAGCGCCGGCAAGCCGGTTGCAATTGCCCAGGTCGCATACATGCGCCTTGAAAGTATGCCGAAAAGATGA